The Microcaecilia unicolor chromosome 6, aMicUni1.1, whole genome shotgun sequence genome includes a window with the following:
- the NOG gene encoding noggin — MRLIALGRGQQSSMAHSQCLVTIYALVVLLGLRTQEGACQHYLHIRPAPSDNLPLVDLIEHPDPIFDPKEKDLNETQLRSLIGGHFDSNFMAVTLLPDDRHGVEDLGELDLILRQRPTGAMPGEIKGLEFYEGLQGKKQRLSKKLRRKLQMWLWSQTFCPVLYTWNDLGSRFWPRYVKVGNCYSRRSCSVPEGMVCKPAKSLHLTILRWRCQRRGGQRCTWIPIQYPIIAECKCSC, encoded by the coding sequence ATGCGCCTGATCGCCTTGGGGAGAGGACAGCAGAGCAGCATGGCTCATTCCCAGTGTCTTGTGACTATTTATGCCCTGGTGGTTCTCCTTGGGCTCAGAACACAGGAAGGGGCTTGTCAGCATTACCTCCACATCCGCCCAGCTCCTAGTGACAACCTGCCCCTGGTGGATCTTATCGAACATCCGGATCCGATCTTTGACCCGAAGGAAAAGGATCTTAACGAGACCCAGCTGCGGAGCCTCATCGGTGGCCACTTTGACTCCAACTTCATGGCCGTCACGCTGCTGCCCGATGACAGGCACGGGGTGGAAGACCTGGGGGAGCTGGACCTGATCCTCCGGCAGAGACCCACCGGGGCCATGCCGGGCGAGATCAAAGGGCTGGAGTTTTACGAGGGGCTGCAGGGCAAGAAGCAACGACTGAGCAAGAAGCTACGGAGGAAGCTGCAGATGTGGCTGTGGTCCCAGACCTTCTGCCCTGTCCTTTACACGTGGAACGATCTGGGTAGCCGGTTTTGGCCTCGCTACGTGAAAGTGGGCAACTGTTACAGCAGACGGTCTTGCTCCGTGCCCGAAGGGATGGTTTGCAAGCCTGCCAAGTCGTTGCATTTAACCATCCTAAGGTGGAGGTGCCAACGCAGGGGTGGCCAGAGGTGCACGTGGATACCCATCCAGTACCCGATCATAGCCGAATGCAAATGTTCTTGCTAA